The Aeromicrobium sp. Sec7.5 genome window below encodes:
- a CDS encoding vWA domain-containing protein, translating to MRRQNRRLTRASRYGRYAGGPDPLAPPVDLSEALDAIGEDVMAGYSPERALREFLRRGGTDQQGLDDLARRVAEKRRDLMKRHKLDGTLAEVKELLDRAVLAERGQLARDVDLDDGERALAELQLDALPGSPAAAVRELSTYPWRSTQAREDYERIKDLLGRELLDQRFAGMKDALENATEADRAAVNQMLDDLNDLLDKRRDGTDTSADFDAFMDEHGDYFRSEDGTLPQDLDALLDEMARRSAAAQRMMSSMTPEQRQELAQLSAQAFGSPQLNDALGRLDASLQSLRPGEDWGGSTPMDGEQGVGLGDGTGVFQDLADLDALAEQLAQSYRGANLDDVDLDALSRQLGDEGVVDLSTLKDLERALRESGAVQRGTDGQLRLTPKAMRQLGQALLRDVAQAMSGRQGQRETRRAGAAGERSGATREWAYGDTEPWDVTRTITNAIQRTVGEGGTPASMSRDGVRLQIGDVEVQETEDRTQACVALLVDTSFSMAMDGRWVPMKRTALALHTLISTRFRGDALQLVAFGRHAETIEIEELTALEPEYAKGTNLHHALLLANRHFRKHPNAQPVLLIVTDGEPTSHLESSGDVWFSYPPHPVTIAVSVRELEASMRLGAQTTFFRLGEDPGLARFIDQMARRVGGSVVSPELDDLGVAVVESYLGSRRGGAGGPGGGGGFGGGFAGGWPGGWPGRGSWAD from the coding sequence ATGAGACGCCAGAACCGACGCCTGACCCGCGCGTCGAGGTACGGCCGGTACGCCGGCGGACCCGACCCGCTCGCGCCGCCGGTCGACCTCAGCGAGGCGCTCGACGCGATCGGTGAGGACGTCATGGCGGGGTACTCGCCCGAGCGCGCCCTGCGCGAGTTCCTCCGACGCGGCGGCACCGACCAGCAAGGCCTCGACGACCTCGCGCGCCGCGTCGCCGAGAAGCGCCGCGACCTGATGAAGCGGCACAAGCTCGACGGCACCCTGGCCGAGGTCAAGGAGCTGCTCGACCGGGCCGTGCTGGCCGAGCGCGGCCAGCTCGCGCGCGACGTCGATCTCGACGACGGCGAGCGTGCGCTCGCCGAGCTGCAGCTCGACGCGCTGCCGGGTTCGCCCGCTGCCGCGGTGCGCGAGCTCTCGACCTACCCGTGGAGGAGCACGCAGGCGCGCGAGGACTACGAGCGCATCAAGGACCTGCTGGGGCGCGAGCTGCTCGACCAGCGCTTCGCCGGCATGAAGGACGCGCTCGAGAACGCCACGGAAGCCGACCGCGCCGCCGTCAACCAGATGCTCGACGACCTCAACGACCTGCTCGACAAGCGGCGCGACGGCACCGACACGTCAGCCGACTTCGACGCCTTCATGGACGAGCACGGCGACTACTTCCGGTCCGAGGACGGCACGCTTCCGCAGGACCTGGACGCGCTGCTCGACGAGATGGCGCGACGGTCGGCGGCGGCCCAACGCATGATGAGCTCGATGACGCCCGAGCAGCGTCAGGAGCTGGCGCAGCTCTCGGCGCAGGCGTTCGGGTCGCCGCAGCTGAATGACGCGCTCGGCCGGCTCGATGCGAGCCTGCAGTCGCTGCGTCCCGGCGAGGACTGGGGTGGCTCCACCCCGATGGACGGTGAGCAGGGCGTCGGGCTCGGCGACGGCACCGGCGTGTTCCAGGACCTGGCCGATCTCGATGCGTTGGCCGAGCAGCTCGCGCAGTCGTACCGCGGGGCGAACCTCGACGACGTCGATCTCGACGCCCTGTCGCGACAGCTGGGCGACGAGGGCGTCGTCGACCTGTCGACCCTCAAGGACCTGGAGCGAGCCCTGCGCGAGTCGGGAGCCGTGCAGCGCGGCACCGACGGACAGCTCCGGCTCACGCCGAAGGCGATGCGTCAGCTGGGCCAGGCGCTGCTCCGCGACGTCGCCCAGGCGATGTCGGGACGCCAGGGCCAGCGCGAGACACGTCGTGCCGGCGCCGCCGGTGAACGCTCCGGCGCGACCCGCGAGTGGGCGTACGGCGACACCGAGCCGTGGGACGTCACCCGCACGATCACCAACGCGATCCAGCGCACCGTGGGCGAGGGCGGCACGCCCGCGTCGATGTCCCGCGACGGTGTGCGGCTGCAGATCGGCGACGTCGAGGTGCAGGAGACCGAGGACCGCACGCAGGCGTGCGTGGCGCTGCTCGTCGACACCTCGTTCTCGATGGCGATGGACGGGCGGTGGGTGCCGATGAAGCGCACGGCGCTCGCCCTGCACACGCTCATCAGCACGCGGTTCCGTGGCGACGCGCTGCAGCTCGTCGCGTTCGGGCGTCACGCCGAGACGATCGAGATCGAGGAGCTGACCGCGCTGGAGCCGGAGTACGCCAAGGGCACCAACCTGCACCACGCCCTGCTGCTCGCGAACCGGCACTTCCGCAAGCACCCGAACGCCCAGCCCGTGCTGCTGATCGTGACCGACGGCGAACCCACCTCGCACCTGGAGTCCAGCGGCGACGTCTGGTTCAGCTATCCGCCGCACCCGGTCACGATCGCGGTGTCGGTGCGCGAGCTGGAGGCCTCGATGCGCCTGGGCGCCCAGACCACCTTCTTCCGCCTCGGCGAGGACCCGGGGCTGGCGCGCTTCATCGACCAGATGGCTCGCCGCGTGGGCGGATCGGTCGTCTCGCCCGAGCTCGACGACCTCGGCGTCGCGGTCGTGGAGTCCTATCTCGGCTCGCGCCGTGGCGGTGCCGGTGGTCCTGGGGGTGGCGGCGGATTCGGCGGGGGCTTCGCGGGCGGCTGGCCGGGCGGCTGGCCGGGCCGCGGCTCCTGGGCCGACTGA
- a CDS encoding sigma 54-interacting transcriptional regulator, whose protein sequence is MTAQSPTAPSPTTVGQLRASGHVHRPLRAEIRDNLLSALAEGRDPWPGLHGFEDTVVPQLERALIAGHDIVLLGERGQGKTRLLRTLVGLLDEWTPVIDGAEIGEHPYAPITTASIRRAEELGDDLPVVWRHRDTRYAEKLATPDTSVADLIGDVDPMKVAEGRSLGDPETIHFGLIPRSHGGIVAINELPDLAERIQVAMLNVMEERDIQIRGYVLRLPLDVLVVASANPEDYTNRGRIITPLKDRFGAEIRTHYPLALVDEIAVIRQEAQLVAAVPDQLVEVLARFTRALRESSAVDQRSGVSARFAIAGTETIAAAALHRATRQGEERAVARPVDLETAVDVLGGKIEFESGEEGREELVLSHLLRTATAETVQGLFAGIDFGLLVEALEAGDLVATGEQVSARDFLAGLPVLGESDLYDQVADRVGAGDDGERASVIELALEGLFLARRIAKDSAGGETVYG, encoded by the coding sequence GTGACTGCCCAGTCCCCAACAGCCCCGTCCCCCACGACCGTCGGCCAGCTGCGCGCCTCGGGCCACGTCCACCGGCCGCTGCGTGCCGAGATCCGCGACAACTTGTTGTCCGCCCTCGCCGAGGGCCGGGACCCCTGGCCCGGCCTGCACGGCTTCGAGGACACCGTCGTGCCGCAGCTGGAGCGGGCGCTCATCGCCGGGCACGACATCGTGCTGCTCGGCGAGCGCGGCCAGGGCAAGACGCGGCTCCTGCGCACGCTCGTGGGACTGCTCGACGAGTGGACGCCGGTCATCGACGGCGCCGAGATCGGCGAGCACCCGTATGCGCCGATCACCACGGCCAGCATCCGCCGCGCCGAGGAGCTCGGTGACGACCTGCCGGTCGTCTGGCGCCACCGCGACACGCGCTACGCCGAGAAGCTGGCCACGCCCGACACGAGCGTCGCCGACCTGATCGGTGACGTCGACCCGATGAAGGTCGCCGAGGGCCGCAGCCTGGGAGATCCGGAGACCATCCACTTCGGACTGATCCCGCGCAGCCACGGCGGCATCGTGGCCATCAACGAGCTGCCCGACCTCGCCGAGCGCATCCAGGTCGCGATGCTCAACGTGATGGAGGAGCGCGACATCCAGATCCGCGGCTACGTGCTTCGACTGCCGCTCGACGTCCTCGTGGTCGCCAGCGCCAACCCCGAGGACTACACCAACCGCGGCCGCATCATCACGCCGTTGAAGGACAGGTTCGGGGCCGAGATCCGCACGCACTACCCGCTCGCGCTCGTCGACGAGATCGCGGTCATCCGGCAGGAGGCCCAGCTGGTCGCCGCGGTGCCCGACCAGCTCGTCGAGGTGCTGGCGCGGTTCACCCGCGCGCTCCGCGAGTCGTCGGCGGTCGACCAGCGCAGCGGCGTCAGCGCCCGGTTCGCGATCGCGGGGACCGAGACCATCGCGGCGGCCGCGCTGCACCGCGCGACGCGGCAGGGCGAGGAGCGGGCGGTGGCGCGACCGGTGGACCTGGAGACGGCGGTCGACGTGCTCGGCGGCAAGATCGAGTTCGAGTCGGGCGAGGAGGGGCGCGAAGAGCTCGTGCTCAGCCACCTCTTGCGCACCGCCACGGCCGAGACCGTGCAGGGGCTCTTCGCGGGGATCGACTTCGGGCTGCTGGTCGAGGCGCTCGAGGCGGGCGACCTGGTCGCCACCGGCGAGCAGGTCAGCGCGCGGGACTTCCTGGCCGGGCTCCCCGTGCTGGGCGAGTCCGACCTCTACGACCAGGTGGCTGATCGCGTCGGGGCCGGCGACGACGGTGAGCGGGCCAGCGTGATCGAGCTGGCGCTCGAGGGCCTGTTCCTGGCTCGCCGCATCGCCAAGGACTCGGCCGGCGGCGAGACGGTGTACGGCTGA
- a CDS encoding lamin tail domain-containing protein: MTLAASPLPAATSPWCRPLHLVLATALLAATLVAGLAAAPASAAEPPPLFVSEIVANPSGVDEFEYVEVTNPGSAPVPLDGFTFAYTYADSTDTARDVTLAVDGTATVAPGGSVVLWLSYTASGLDSFARTVEEFRVATGASAATQVLRLTGQPGMANGGDRGIRISDATGIVTWSHYPTGSQAIDLGVDFSVPAARGQSAPVLATLSPMTPGSVVPAALVPTVPVDPEPEVPADIGVLDPDPNLVAAPLQVTELVPDTANVGGSDAYEFVEVLNASDRDVDFADYALTYLYPQDTTTNTNEAAWPAVPGDVVIPSGETLTFWVKNGANDALTDADFNAYYDTDLTLGEDLVEVSAAGFANGSARGIAIRTNTGFPVSRAYYNLAGADDVDADVAIAYGPTPDDIGLQSIVARREPSPGRVQVDQVAGGLVVVPDDTAAPVVDDRTAATIDPLAGFVLDLRVSDDVQVRTVTARISNDVDTEPRAVNLVHSAADPQAYGTVVNAADVVGKQWFEYVVEASDGTNVTRTETRRVLVDGASSDPVRLNVADGDFVGGTATISAAGESYPPSLELTIDGAPVQTRASLESTPYFVFETSQTDFYFRNGVRIGEDVLHVFDEGTYERTETIAVPVPLSYVAQGEPLSVDVWAGTKAGPWIDEAENNDDFVISGMRLVLPDGRTLRPAGYDDPSQLVQMGDSAGKNDFYASVFDLGDDAFTALAHDWDTSAVADGPHEVLATEGADSASAQVLVDNTAPVVTPSVEDGRVYQGEIVLDAAIDDGSGSGVVETVASLDGAPVVLPLTTSSVTLPAGDHVFSVVATDAVGNATERSVTFTVPEEQPGADGVAPVDGSEVEVGKVVLQALVQDPTADPLDVSFRRGERLALGDEEVAAASGTTHDARALERDGTPVEPAGSSPARILTSQQLETSAGLAPVTATDALPYYTFDVAVPADAGADATARLTWDGTADRDSQVMLYALAADGSRWIELARHRTTADGEAFTLQGSAVVGETVRDGTITVLVQHSEGFSGADLSTRDSAIAPANALDTPRSEYDFTIAWESDTQYYNEEFVQHQTAIHDYVLGQRENQNIQYLIHTGDIVDDYDQPYQWANADPEYARLDAAGLPYGVLAGNHDVGSGLSDYSQYSQFFGEARYAANPWYGGSYQDNRGHYDLISAGGIDFVMLYMGWDPQADHIAWMNDVLARYPERVAIVNLHEFMLTTGGLGPVPQQILDEVVATNPNVRMVLSGHYHDAFTRVDQFDDDGDGAVDRDVYSMLFDYQGLPEGGLGYLRLLQFDNEGQSMRVRTYSPSLDVYNSDDPALLDPGPDPYVHQDFEIGYDALRITPSDKTLATTGFTAEVLTTQEIGSVQDAPSGTVAAVTWDLTELGEHGWYARTVDPYGATHDTPVYAFTLVPAAAGPGDGSGSGPGAGGPGTGPGTGPGSGSGSDGSGTGTTRPAGADRNLPGTGLPIDAAVLLLALGLLGAGAVVLVRARRRT; the protein is encoded by the coding sequence ATGACCTTGGCTGCCTCGCCCCTGCCCGCCGCGACCTCGCCCTGGTGCCGGCCGTTGCACCTGGTGCTGGCCACAGCGCTGCTCGCGGCGACCCTGGTGGCCGGTCTCGCCGCCGCGCCGGCGTCGGCGGCCGAGCCCCCGCCGCTGTTCGTGTCGGAGATCGTGGCCAACCCCAGCGGGGTCGACGAGTTCGAGTACGTCGAGGTGACGAACCCGGGGAGCGCGCCGGTCCCGCTCGACGGCTTCACGTTCGCCTACACGTACGCGGACTCGACCGACACCGCTCGTGACGTCACGCTCGCCGTCGACGGGACCGCGACGGTCGCGCCGGGTGGGTCGGTCGTGCTCTGGCTGAGCTACACCGCCAGCGGCCTCGACTCCTTCGCCCGCACGGTCGAGGAGTTCCGCGTCGCGACCGGCGCCTCCGCCGCGACCCAGGTCCTGCGGCTCACGGGCCAGCCCGGCATGGCCAACGGGGGCGACCGTGGCATCCGGATCAGCGACGCGACCGGCATCGTGACCTGGTCGCACTATCCGACGGGGTCGCAGGCGATCGACCTCGGCGTCGACTTCTCGGTCCCGGCCGCCCGCGGCCAGTCGGCCCCGGTGCTGGCGACGCTCTCGCCCATGACGCCCGGGTCGGTCGTGCCCGCGGCGCTGGTGCCGACGGTCCCGGTCGATCCCGAGCCGGAGGTGCCCGCCGACATCGGCGTGCTCGACCCCGACCCGAATCTCGTCGCGGCGCCCCTGCAGGTGACCGAGCTGGTCCCGGACACCGCGAACGTGGGCGGCTCCGACGCCTACGAGTTCGTCGAGGTCCTCAACGCGTCGGACCGTGACGTCGACTTCGCCGACTACGCGCTGACCTACCTCTACCCGCAGGACACGACGACCAACACCAACGAGGCCGCGTGGCCCGCGGTGCCCGGCGACGTCGTGATCCCCTCCGGCGAGACGCTCACGTTCTGGGTCAAGAACGGTGCCAACGACGCCCTGACCGACGCCGACTTCAACGCGTACTACGACACCGACCTGACGCTGGGCGAGGACCTCGTGGAGGTCTCCGCGGCCGGCTTCGCGAACGGATCGGCGCGCGGCATCGCGATCCGCACCAACACCGGGTTCCCGGTCAGCCGCGCCTACTACAACCTCGCGGGTGCCGACGACGTCGACGCGGACGTCGCCATCGCCTACGGACCGACGCCCGACGACATCGGCCTGCAGTCGATCGTCGCCCGCCGCGAGCCCTCCCCGGGTCGCGTCCAGGTCGACCAGGTCGCCGGCGGGCTCGTGGTGGTCCCCGACGACACGGCCGCGCCGGTCGTCGACGACCGCACCGCCGCGACGATCGATCCCCTGGCAGGATTCGTGCTCGACCTTCGGGTCAGCGACGACGTGCAGGTCCGGACCGTCACGGCGCGGATCAGCAACGACGTCGACACCGAGCCGCGCGCGGTCAACCTGGTGCACTCCGCGGCGGACCCGCAGGCCTACGGCACCGTGGTCAACGCCGCCGACGTCGTCGGCAAGCAGTGGTTCGAGTACGTCGTGGAGGCCTCCGACGGCACCAACGTCACGCGCACCGAGACCCGCCGGGTCCTGGTGGACGGCGCGAGCTCGGACCCCGTGCGCCTCAACGTCGCCGACGGCGACTTCGTGGGAGGCACCGCGACGATCTCCGCGGCCGGCGAGAGCTACCCGCCGAGCCTGGAGCTGACGATCGACGGTGCCCCCGTCCAGACGCGTGCGTCGCTGGAGTCCACGCCCTACTTCGTGTTCGAGACCTCGCAGACCGACTTCTACTTCCGCAACGGCGTGCGCATCGGTGAGGACGTCCTGCACGTCTTCGACGAGGGCACCTACGAGCGCACGGAGACGATCGCGGTGCCCGTGCCGCTGTCGTACGTCGCCCAGGGAGAGCCCCTCTCGGTCGACGTGTGGGCCGGCACCAAGGCCGGACCGTGGATCGACGAGGCGGAGAACAACGACGACTTCGTGATCTCCGGCATGCGCCTGGTGCTCCCGGACGGCCGCACCCTGCGCCCGGCCGGCTATGACGACCCGTCGCAGCTCGTGCAGATGGGCGACAGCGCGGGCAAGAACGACTTCTACGCCTCCGTGTTCGACCTCGGCGACGATGCGTTCACCGCGCTCGCCCACGACTGGGACACGTCGGCCGTCGCGGACGGACCACACGAGGTGCTCGCGACGGAGGGCGCCGACAGCGCCTCGGCCCAGGTCCTGGTCGACAACACGGCCCCCGTGGTGACGCCGAGCGTCGAGGACGGACGGGTCTACCAGGGCGAGATCGTGCTCGACGCGGCGATCGACGACGGCAGCGGGTCCGGCGTGGTGGAGACGGTGGCCTCGCTCGATGGGGCACCGGTGGTGCTCCCGCTGACCACGTCGTCGGTCACGCTGCCGGCGGGCGACCACGTGTTCTCGGTCGTCGCGACCGATGCGGTCGGCAACGCCACCGAGCGCTCGGTGACGTTCACGGTCCCCGAGGAGCAGCCGGGCGCCGACGGTGTCGCCCCGGTCGACGGCTCGGAGGTCGAGGTCGGCAAGGTCGTGCTGCAGGCCCTCGTCCAGGACCCCACGGCCGACCCGCTGGATGTGTCGTTCCGTCGCGGCGAGCGCCTCGCGCTGGGTGACGAGGAGGTCGCGGCCGCCAGCGGCACGACGCACGATGCCCGCGCGCTCGAGCGCGACGGCACGCCCGTCGAGCCGGCGGGGTCGTCGCCGGCCCGGATCCTCACCTCGCAGCAGCTCGAGACGTCGGCCGGCCTCGCGCCGGTCACCGCCACCGACGCCCTGCCGTACTACACGTTCGACGTCGCGGTGCCGGCCGATGCCGGTGCCGACGCCACGGCACGCCTCACGTGGGACGGCACGGCCGACCGTGACTCGCAGGTCATGCTCTACGCCCTGGCGGCGGACGGCTCGCGCTGGATCGAGCTGGCCCGGCACCGCACGACCGCCGATGGTGAGGCGTTCACGCTGCAGGGCTCGGCCGTCGTCGGCGAGACCGTGCGCGACGGCACGATCACGGTGCTCGTGCAGCACTCCGAGGGCTTCTCGGGCGCCGACCTGAGCACCCGCGACTCCGCCATCGCCCCCGCGAATGCGCTCGACACCCCACGCTCGGAGTACGACTTCACGATCGCGTGGGAGTCCGACACGCAGTACTACAACGAGGAGTTCGTGCAGCACCAGACGGCGATCCACGACTACGTGCTGGGCCAGCGTGAGAACCAGAACATCCAGTACCTGATCCACACGGGCGACATCGTCGACGACTACGACCAGCCGTACCAGTGGGCCAACGCCGACCCGGAGTACGCGCGCCTCGACGCCGCCGGCCTGCCGTACGGGGTGCTGGCGGGCAACCACGACGTGGGCAGCGGGCTCTCGGACTACTCGCAGTACTCGCAGTTCTTCGGCGAGGCCCGGTACGCGGCCAACCCCTGGTACGGCGGCTCGTACCAGGACAACCGGGGGCACTACGACCTGATCTCGGCCGGCGGCATCGACTTCGTGATGCTCTACATGGGGTGGGACCCGCAGGCCGACCACATCGCCTGGATGAACGACGTGCTGGCGCGGTACCCGGAGCGGGTCGCGATCGTGAACCTGCACGAGTTCATGCTGACGACGGGCGGTCTTGGACCGGTGCCGCAGCAGATCCTCGACGAGGTCGTCGCGACCAACCCGAACGTGCGGATGGTGCTGTCGGGGCACTACCACGACGCCTTCACGCGGGTCGACCAGTTCGATGACGACGGCGACGGTGCGGTCGACCGCGACGTGTACTCGATGCTGTTCGACTACCAGGGCCTGCCCGAGGGGGGTCTGGGCTACCTGCGGCTGCTGCAGTTCGACAACGAGGGCCAGTCGATGCGTGTGCGCACGTACTCGCCGTCGCTCGACGTGTACAACTCCGACGACCCGGCCCTGCTCGATCCGGGGCCGGACCCGTACGTCCACCAGGACTTCGAGATCGGGTACGACGCGCTGCGGATCACGCCGAGCGACAAGACGCTCGCGACGACCGGGTTCACGGCCGAGGTGCTGACGACCCAGGAGATCGGCTCGGTGCAGGACGCGCCGAGCGGCACGGTCGCGGCGGTGACGTGGGACCTGACCGAGCTCGGCGAGCACGGCTGGTACGCCCGCACGGTCGACCCGTACGGCGCCACCCACGACACCCCGGTCTACGCGTTCACCCTGGTCCCGGCCGCGGCCGGTCCGGGTGACGGATCGGGCAGTGGTCCGGGTGCGGGCGGTCCCGGCACAGGTCCGGGCACCGGTCCTGGCAGTGGCAGTGGCAGTGACGGCAGCGGCACGGGCACGACGCGCCCCGCGGGCGCCGACCGCAACCTGCCGGGCACGGGGCTGCCGATCGACGCAGCCGTCCTCCTGCTCGCCCTCGGCCTCCTCGGCGCCGGCGCCGTCGTGCTGGTCCGCGCCCGCCGCCGGACCTGA
- a CDS encoding RDD family protein, translating into MTAAPPPAPGTALASWGARLGAYIIDILPLVIVLVVLTAAFGENEATSTSFSFQLNGLPALLYFVLAIGWLVVNWGLLQGRRGGTVGKSVLGIAVHKAGTGRPLGVGPSIARQLLHIVDALPCYLGFLWPLWDKENRTFADMIMGTRVAKR; encoded by the coding sequence ATGACCGCTGCACCGCCGCCCGCCCCGGGCACCGCCCTGGCCAGCTGGGGCGCCCGCCTCGGCGCCTACATCATCGACATCCTGCCCCTCGTGATCGTTCTCGTCGTGCTCACTGCAGCCTTCGGGGAGAACGAGGCCACCAGCACCAGCTTCTCGTTCCAGCTCAACGGGCTGCCGGCTCTCCTCTACTTCGTCCTCGCGATCGGCTGGCTGGTCGTGAACTGGGGCCTGCTCCAGGGTCGTCGGGGTGGCACGGTCGGCAAGTCCGTGCTCGGCATCGCGGTCCACAAGGCGGGCACCGGGCGGCCGCTCGGCGTGGGACCCTCGATCGCGCGCCAGCTGCTGCACATCGTCGACGCGCTCCCGTGCTACCTCGGTTTCCTGTGGCCCCTGTGGGACAAGGAGAACCGCACGTTCGCCGACATGATCATGGGGACCCGCGTCGCCAAGCGCTGA
- a CDS encoding heat shock protein transcriptional repressor HspR, with protein MNPNMGNPFTPPGPEAKVFVISVAAELSGLHPQTLRTYDRLGLVEPGRTGGGGRRYSLIDIELLRRIADLTAEGLGLEGVKRVIQLEHQVAALSLRVAELEADLEVAHRALGTVANLPVRAAAAQVTLYRRR; from the coding sequence ATGAACCCCAACATGGGCAACCCCTTCACGCCCCCGGGGCCTGAGGCGAAGGTCTTCGTCATCAGCGTCGCCGCGGAGCTGTCCGGCCTGCACCCGCAGACCCTGCGCACGTACGACCGGCTCGGGCTCGTCGAGCCGGGCCGCACGGGTGGCGGTGGTCGCCGCTACTCGCTGATCGACATCGAGCTGCTGCGCCGCATCGCCGACCTCACCGCCGAGGGCCTCGGCCTCGAGGGCGTCAAGCGCGTCATCCAGCTCGAGCACCAGGTGGCCGCTCTGTCGTTGCGCGTCGCGGAGCTCGAGGCCGACCTCGAGGTCGCCCACCGTGCGCTCGGCACCGTCGCGAATCTGCCGGTGCGGGCCGCCGCCGCCCAGGTCACGCTCTACCGCCGCCGCTGA
- the dnaJ gene encoding molecular chaperone DnaJ, with protein sequence MSTTDWSAKDFYGVLGVTKDATADDIKKAYRKLARENHPDANPNNKAAEERFKGVSEAYAVLSDSTKRKQYDEQKSMFGQFRSQGGANMQSDFDLSDILGGMFGGGGGRRRRQTTARRGDDLESEASIGFSEAVEGVTISLRLPSDEACSTCHGTGARPGTAPTVCSKCQGSGMQTSANGGVFAMTEPCQGCRGRGMVVEHACPTCSGSGRSPSSRTLQVRVPAGVQDGQRIRLKGKGAPGTGGGPAGDLMLLVHVDPHPVFGRKGEHLTLSVPVAYDEAALGADVAVPTMDGTSVTLRIPAGTPHGRTLRVRGKGGLARSGRRGDLLVTVDVAVPTTLSDAEREAVEALRVARGGRDPREDLFKAVKS encoded by the coding sequence GTGAGCACCACGGACTGGTCCGCCAAGGACTTCTACGGTGTCCTCGGCGTCACCAAGGACGCCACGGCCGACGACATCAAGAAGGCCTACCGCAAGCTGGCGCGCGAGAACCATCCCGACGCCAATCCCAACAACAAGGCGGCGGAGGAACGGTTCAAGGGCGTCTCCGAGGCCTACGCCGTCCTGTCGGACTCCACCAAGCGCAAGCAGTACGACGAGCAGAAGTCGATGTTTGGGCAGTTCCGCAGCCAGGGCGGCGCGAACATGCAGTCCGACTTCGACCTCAGCGACATCCTCGGCGGGATGTTCGGTGGCGGTGGTGGGCGGCGTCGCCGCCAGACCACCGCACGCCGTGGCGACGACCTCGAGTCCGAGGCGTCGATCGGCTTCAGCGAGGCCGTCGAGGGAGTCACGATCAGCCTGCGCCTGCCGAGCGACGAGGCGTGCAGCACGTGCCACGGCACGGGTGCGCGCCCCGGCACCGCGCCGACGGTGTGCTCGAAGTGCCAGGGCAGCGGCATGCAGACCAGCGCCAACGGCGGGGTCTTCGCCATGACCGAGCCCTGCCAGGGCTGCCGCGGCCGCGGCATGGTCGTCGAGCACGCGTGCCCGACCTGCTCCGGATCGGGTCGATCCCCGTCGAGCCGCACCCTCCAGGTCCGCGTGCCCGCCGGGGTGCAGGACGGCCAGCGCATCCGCCTCAAGGGCAAGGGCGCGCCGGGCACGGGCGGAGGCCCGGCTGGCGACCTCATGCTGCTGGTCCACGTCGATCCGCACCCGGTGTTCGGCCGCAAGGGCGAGCACCTCACGCTCTCGGTCCCCGTGGCGTACGACGAGGCCGCGCTCGGCGCCGACGTCGCGGTGCCCACGATGGACGGCACGTCGGTCACGCTGCGGATCCCTGCAGGGACGCCGCACGGACGCACGCTGCGGGTGCGCGGCAAGGGCGGCCTGGCCCGGTCAGGACGCCGTGGCGACCTGCTCGTCACGGTCGACGTCGCGGTGCCGACCACGCTGTCGGACGCCGAACGAGAAGCCGTCGAGGCCTTGCGCGTCGCCCGTGGGGGGCGCGATCCTCGAGAGGACCTCTTCAAGGCGGTGAAGTCATGA
- the grpE gene encoding nucleotide exchange factor GrpE — protein MTQGPEHTDPEHTDPGHADPENAGDVAPDLEGEVPQEETPAAPAPGAPAEPTAEQQLAERTADLQRLQAEYVNYKRRVDRDRELVRSQGEAKVLESLLTVLDDIARAAQHEQLEGGFKAVADSLQAAVTKHGLETFGAKGDPFDPSLHEAVTHAGESSDVDVTSVELVMRTGFRVGDRVLRTAIVGVVDPAAPAAEPAPAEPAADEAASDDA, from the coding sequence GTGACGCAGGGACCCGAGCACACCGATCCGGAGCACACCGATCCCGGGCACGCCGACCCGGAGAACGCCGGGGACGTCGCGCCCGACCTCGAGGGTGAGGTGCCGCAGGAGGAGACTCCTGCGGCACCCGCCCCGGGGGCCCCGGCGGAGCCCACCGCCGAGCAGCAGCTCGCGGAGCGCACCGCCGACCTCCAGCGGCTCCAGGCCGAGTACGTCAACTACAAGCGGCGCGTCGACCGTGACCGCGAGCTCGTGCGCTCGCAGGGCGAGGCGAAGGTCCTCGAGTCGCTCCTGACGGTGCTCGACGACATCGCGCGCGCCGCCCAGCACGAGCAGCTCGAGGGCGGCTTCAAGGCGGTGGCCGACTCCCTGCAGGCGGCCGTCACCAAGCACGGGCTCGAGACGTTCGGCGCCAAGGGCGATCCGTTCGACCCGTCGCTGCACGAGGCCGTCACGCACGCGGGCGAGTCGTCCGACGTCGACGTGACGTCGGTCGAGCTCGTGATGCGCACGGGCTTCCGGGTCGGCGACCGGGTGCTCCGCACCGCGATCGTCGGCGTCGTCGACCCGGCGGCCCCGGCCGCCGAGCCGGCTCCCGCGGAGCCGGCGGCCGACGAGGCCGCCTCCGACGACGCCTGA